In the genome of Triticum urartu cultivar G1812 chromosome 5, Tu2.1, whole genome shotgun sequence, one region contains:
- the LOC125509861 gene encoding protein MANNAN SYNTHESIS-RELATED 1-like, which yields MVDPRQVLAGFLTLSMFVMLGNMIKHDHFTSVSELAVDATGVELNAMKIADNTEITKAGVELEATEEIKPCWTKPSPKDDQTNGFVTLSLTIGPEYHASQIADAVVIARYLGATLVLPEIRGNELGKSRKFQDMYDVEKFKMNLDGVVKVVDKLPAELTTKKPAVIRVPNRVTEDFILDTIQPAFQKNSYLRLAIIFSSVSLKPKGTNNKDLDSTACHAMFTGLKLNAEYSEVAEQMLGRLKELSKKSDGRVLAVDMRTDLLEKKTCKTSAGARRKGCYNPQEVLNFLKKVGFSANTTIYLTETWWHKGLNNLKRAFPHTYTKDDIMPAEKKGEFLNSGDSDLARALDLEVCSQTDVFVPAIPGMFYGNVAGKRIAAGLTQILVPAPVVGGSAQASDFVSTYITKKSHFAYSCYC from the exons ATGGTGGACCCGCGGCAGGTGCTGGCGGGGTTCCTCACCCTCTCCATGTTCGTCATGCTCGGCAACATGATCAAGCACGACCACTTCACCTCCGTCTCCGAG CTGGCCGTGGACGCAACAGGCGTGGAGCTCAATGCGATGAAGATCGCAGACAATACTGAAATAACCAAGGCTGGAGTGGAGCTCGAGGCTACTGAGGAGATTAAGCCGTGCTGGACCAAACCAAGCCCAA AGGATGATCAGACTAACGGTTTTGTTACCTTGTCATTGACTATTGGCCCTGAATACCATGCATCACAG ATTGCTGATGCTGTAGTGATTGCAAGGTATCTGGGAGCTACACTTGTACTTCCAGAAATCAGAGGAAATGAATTAGGAAAGAGTCG AAAATTCCAAGACATGTACGATGTGGAAAAATTTAAGATGAACTTGGATGGTGTTGTCAAAGTAGTAGATAAACTTCCTGCTGAATTGACCACTAAGAAGCCAGCCGTTATTAGAGTACCAAACCGGGTGACAGAAGACTTCATCCTGGACACCATCCAGCCCGCCTTCCAAAAGAACAGTTACCTACGACTTGCAATTATTTTCTCTTCAGTAAGTTTGAAACCGAAAGGGACGAATAACAAGGACTTGGATTCAACTGCTTGCCATGCAATGTTCACTGGGCTCAAACTGAACGCTGAATATTCAGAAGTGGCTGAACAGATGCTGGGCAGGCTTAAAGAGCTAAGCAAGAAATCGGATGGCAGGGTGCTGGCGGTCGATATGCGGACCGACTTGCTAGAGAAGAAGACCTGTAAAACAAGCGCGGGTGCAAGAAGGAAAGGCTGTTACAATCCTCAGGAGGTTCTGAATTTCCTGAAGAAGGTCGGCTTCTCTGCTAATACAACCATCTACTTGACAGAGACATGGTGGCACAAAGGCCTGAATAATCTGAAGAGGGCATTTCCACACACTTATACCAAG GATGACATAATGCCGGCTGAGAAGAAAGGAGAATTCCTGAATTCTGGCGATTCAGACCTAGCAAGAGCCCTGGACCTCGAGGTCTGCTCGCAGACCGACGTTTTCGTCCCCGCCATCCCCGGTATGTTCTACGGAAACGTGGCCGGTAAGAGGATCGCGGCAGGCCTGACCCAGATCCTTGTCCCAGCTCCGGTGGTGGGCGGTTCGGCGCAGGCCTCAGACTTCGTCTCCACATACATCACCAAGAAGAGCCACTTCGCCTACTCATGCTACTGCTAG
- the LOC125509862 gene encoding KH domain-containing protein HEN4-like isoform X1 — MEIPPSSAPAGAGGAAAPATPGSSSNPSPPAKRPSITLRLLCPATRAAALRPASDLHVEHPPVGDEAVLVVSGPDAPAAAVRVWERVVGHRVGGDEAGEEGEEKEVAGVVGCRMLAAGGQVGCVLGKGGKTVERMRLESGAQIRVFRSREQVPPCALQGDELIHISGSFSAAKKALLLVSTCLQDNPRPDTSNFPSGRPFGPPGSGVGCPPGVDPHSQRSYLPPPHVPDYHARNFSSNGAAPGPRFFVEQEIMFRMICLNDMVGGVIGKGGSTIRALQSETGASVKVIDPVADSDERIIVISARENSEMMHSPSQDALIRVYSKISEASMDKSSSVPARLLVPAQHIGCLLGKGGSIIAEMRKVTGASIRIFGNEQIPRCAQRNEELVQVTGSFQSIQDALRHIAGRIRDLIIPPKPHPSGGMPPYPPVGNPSHHQSRQEAPPHHSGGMPPYPMHPFRPNPPMGPFDVADHRPPGPPPSHPMEHISADRMPYPYGCEQGGPRPFVEQPSPRTWAPEAPATDAPRSMPDIVPAVDFRKGPGASSENQVATPATTTTEVVIPCKYIGFVCGANDSDLAEIKKISGAEITVHDPKPGDTNSTVIICGDPEQTKRAQSLIHAFIFCGLYQK, encoded by the exons ATGGAAATCCCCCCCAGCTCCGCCCCGGCCGGCGCCGGCGGCGCGGCCGCCCCCGCAACCCCCGGCTCCTCCTCGAACCCATCCCCGCCGGCCAAGCGCCCCAGCATCACGCTCCGCCTCCTCTGCCCggccacccgcgccgccgccctccgccCCGCGAGCGACCTCCACGTGGAGCACCCCCCCGTGGGGGACGAGGCCGTGCTCGTCGTATCCGGGCCTGATGCGCCGGCCGCGGCCGTGAGGGTGTGGGAGCGGGTGGTGGGCCACAGGGTCGGAGGCGACGAGgcgggggaggagggggaggagaaGGAGGTGGCCGGCGTCGTGGGCTGCCGGATGCTGGCGGCCGGGGGGCAGGTGGGCTGCGTGCTGGGGAAGGGCGGGAAGACGGTGGAGCGGATGCGGCTGGAGAGCGGCGCCCAGATCAGGGTCTTCCGGAGCAGGGAGCAGGTGCCCCCCTGCGCCTTGCAGGGGGACGAGCTCATCCAT ATAAGTGGGAGCTTTTCTGCAGCAAAGAAAGCACTTTTATTGGTTTCAACCTGCCTCCAAGATAATCCTAGGCCAGACACAAGCAATTTTCCATCTGGAAGACCATTCGGGCCTCCAGGCAGTGGAGTTGGTTGTCCACCTGGTGTGGATCCTCATTCTCAAAGAAGCTATTTACCACCACCACATGTTCCTGACTATCATGCAAGGAATTTTTCAAGCAACGGTGCTGCCCCTGGTCCTAGATTCTTTGTTGAACAAGAGATAATGTTCAGAATGATATGTTTAAATGACATGGTGGGCGGCGTAATTGGAAAAGGCGGTTCCACTATCCGTGCATTACAGAGTGAAACTGGTGCTTCAGTCAAGGTTATAGACCCTGTTGCTGATTCGGATGAACGTATAATTGTGATCTCTGCGCGTGAG AATTCTGAGATGATGCATTCTCCATCTCAGGACGCATTGATTCGGGTATATTCTAAAATCTCGGAGGCGTCTATGGATAAAAGTTCTTCTGTACCTGCCAGGCTTCTTGTTCCAGCGCAGCATATTGGTTGCCTACTTGGCAAAGGTGGATCCATAATTGCAGAGATGAGGAAGGTAACAGGAGCCAGCATCCGAATTTTTGGGAATGAACAAATTCCAAGATGTGCACAACGAAATGAAGAGCTGGTTCAG GTCACCGGTAGCTTTCAGTCCATCCAAGATGCATTGCGTCATATCGCTGGGAGGATTAGAGATCTCATCATTCCCCCGAAGCCACATCCTAGTGGAGGCATGCCTCCGTATCCACCTGTTGGGAACCCTTCTCATCATCAATCAAGACAAGAAGCTCCACCACATCACAGTGGAGGCATGCCTCCCTATCCTATGCATCCTTTCAGACCTAATCCTCCTATGGGTCCTTTTGATGTGGCAGATCATCGACCACCTGGCCCACCTCCTTCACATCCAATGGAACACATAAGTGCTGATAGGATGCCCTACCCGTATGGTTGTGAACAAGGAGGTCCTCGTCCTTTTGTTGAGCAGCCATCACCAAGAACCTGGGCTCCTGAG GCACCAGCAACTGACGCTCCAAGAAGCATGCCTGATATAGTACCAGCTGTAGATTTCAGAAAGGGACCAGGGGCAAG CAGTGAAAACCAAGTGGCTACACCAGCAACTACAACAACTGAAGTTGTCATTCCTTGCAAGTACATAGGTTTTGTTTGTGGAGCCAATGACAGTGACCTCGCTGAGATAAAGAAG ATATCCGGCGCTGAAATTACAGTACATGATCCAAAGCCCGGAGATACAAATTCAACAGTTATTATATGTGGAGACCCCGAACAAACGAAGAGGGCGCAGAGCCTGATTCATGCTTTCATTTTTTGTGGTCTCTACCAAAAATGA
- the LOC125509862 gene encoding KH domain-containing protein HEN4-like isoform X2, with protein MEIPPSSAPAGAGGAAAPATPGSSSNPSPPAKRPSITLRLLCPATRAAALRPASDLHVEHPPVGDEAVLVVSGPDAPAAAVRVWERVVGHRVGGDEAGEEGEEKEVAGVVGCRMLAAGGQVGCVLGKGGKTVERMRLESGAQIRVFRSREQVPPCALQGDELIHISGSFSAAKKALLLVSTCLQDNPRPDTSNFPSGRPFGPPGSGVGCPPGVDPHSQRSYLPPPHVPDYHARNFSSNGAAPGPRFFVEQEIMFRMICLNDMVGGVIGKGGSTIRALQSETGASVKVIDPVADSDERIIVISARENSEMMHSPSQDALIRVYSKISEASMDKSSSVPARLLVPAQHIGCLLGKGGSIIAEMRKVTGASIRIFGNEQIPRCAQRNEELVQVTGSFQSIQDALRHIAGRIRDLIIPPKPHPSGGMPPYPPVGNPSHHQSRQEAPPHHSGGMPPYPMHPFRPNPPMGPFDVADHRPPGPPPSHPMEHISADRMPYPYGCEQGGPRPFVEQPSPRTWAPEAPATDAPRSMPDIVPAVDFRKGPGASENQVATPATTTTEVVIPCKYIGFVCGANDSDLAEIKKISGAEITVHDPKPGDTNSTVIICGDPEQTKRAQSLIHAFIFCGLYQK; from the exons ATGGAAATCCCCCCCAGCTCCGCCCCGGCCGGCGCCGGCGGCGCGGCCGCCCCCGCAACCCCCGGCTCCTCCTCGAACCCATCCCCGCCGGCCAAGCGCCCCAGCATCACGCTCCGCCTCCTCTGCCCggccacccgcgccgccgccctccgccCCGCGAGCGACCTCCACGTGGAGCACCCCCCCGTGGGGGACGAGGCCGTGCTCGTCGTATCCGGGCCTGATGCGCCGGCCGCGGCCGTGAGGGTGTGGGAGCGGGTGGTGGGCCACAGGGTCGGAGGCGACGAGgcgggggaggagggggaggagaaGGAGGTGGCCGGCGTCGTGGGCTGCCGGATGCTGGCGGCCGGGGGGCAGGTGGGCTGCGTGCTGGGGAAGGGCGGGAAGACGGTGGAGCGGATGCGGCTGGAGAGCGGCGCCCAGATCAGGGTCTTCCGGAGCAGGGAGCAGGTGCCCCCCTGCGCCTTGCAGGGGGACGAGCTCATCCAT ATAAGTGGGAGCTTTTCTGCAGCAAAGAAAGCACTTTTATTGGTTTCAACCTGCCTCCAAGATAATCCTAGGCCAGACACAAGCAATTTTCCATCTGGAAGACCATTCGGGCCTCCAGGCAGTGGAGTTGGTTGTCCACCTGGTGTGGATCCTCATTCTCAAAGAAGCTATTTACCACCACCACATGTTCCTGACTATCATGCAAGGAATTTTTCAAGCAACGGTGCTGCCCCTGGTCCTAGATTCTTTGTTGAACAAGAGATAATGTTCAGAATGATATGTTTAAATGACATGGTGGGCGGCGTAATTGGAAAAGGCGGTTCCACTATCCGTGCATTACAGAGTGAAACTGGTGCTTCAGTCAAGGTTATAGACCCTGTTGCTGATTCGGATGAACGTATAATTGTGATCTCTGCGCGTGAG AATTCTGAGATGATGCATTCTCCATCTCAGGACGCATTGATTCGGGTATATTCTAAAATCTCGGAGGCGTCTATGGATAAAAGTTCTTCTGTACCTGCCAGGCTTCTTGTTCCAGCGCAGCATATTGGTTGCCTACTTGGCAAAGGTGGATCCATAATTGCAGAGATGAGGAAGGTAACAGGAGCCAGCATCCGAATTTTTGGGAATGAACAAATTCCAAGATGTGCACAACGAAATGAAGAGCTGGTTCAG GTCACCGGTAGCTTTCAGTCCATCCAAGATGCATTGCGTCATATCGCTGGGAGGATTAGAGATCTCATCATTCCCCCGAAGCCACATCCTAGTGGAGGCATGCCTCCGTATCCACCTGTTGGGAACCCTTCTCATCATCAATCAAGACAAGAAGCTCCACCACATCACAGTGGAGGCATGCCTCCCTATCCTATGCATCCTTTCAGACCTAATCCTCCTATGGGTCCTTTTGATGTGGCAGATCATCGACCACCTGGCCCACCTCCTTCACATCCAATGGAACACATAAGTGCTGATAGGATGCCCTACCCGTATGGTTGTGAACAAGGAGGTCCTCGTCCTTTTGTTGAGCAGCCATCACCAAGAACCTGGGCTCCTGAG GCACCAGCAACTGACGCTCCAAGAAGCATGCCTGATATAGTACCAGCTGTAGATTTCAGAAAGGGACCAGGGGCAAG TGAAAACCAAGTGGCTACACCAGCAACTACAACAACTGAAGTTGTCATTCCTTGCAAGTACATAGGTTTTGTTTGTGGAGCCAATGACAGTGACCTCGCTGAGATAAAGAAG ATATCCGGCGCTGAAATTACAGTACATGATCCAAAGCCCGGAGATACAAATTCAACAGTTATTATATGTGGAGACCCCGAACAAACGAAGAGGGCGCAGAGCCTGATTCATGCTTTCATTTTTTGTGGTCTCTACCAAAAATGA